The following proteins are encoded in a genomic region of Actinomadura sp. NAK00032:
- a CDS encoding HTH domain-containing protein has product MKRAARLYALVDELRAAAPRPVAVAVLAARFEVGARTVQRDLQTLMEAGVPVRGGGGRRRRHGGAVVLLRRGGAPE; this is encoded by the coding sequence ATGAAACGCGCTGCCCGGCTGTACGCCCTGGTGGACGAGTTGCGCGCGGCGGCGCCACGGCCGGTGGCGGTCGCGGTCCTCGCCGCGCGGTTCGAGGTCGGTGCGCGCACGGTGCAACGGGACCTGCAGACGCTGATGGAGGCGGGTGTCCCGGTGCGCGGTGGAGGAGGCCGTCGCCGGCGGCATGGTGGTGCGGTTGTCCTACTGCGACGCGGCGGGGCGCCGGAGTGA
- a CDS encoding alpha/beta hydrolase fold domain-containing protein, whose protein sequence is MGSEQRRDPGVSPLFADLAGMPSARIVGGTEDPLLDDSLFLAARWRAAGAPVRLGVVAGAMHGFTLFPLTITEREQRRERKFLASAP, encoded by the coding sequence ATGGGAAGCGAGCAGCGCCGCGACCCGGGCGTGTCGCCCCTGTTCGCGGACCTGGCCGGGATGCCGTCCGCCCGGATCGTCGGCGGCACCGAGGACCCGCTGCTCGACGACTCGCTGTTCCTCGCCGCACGGTGGCGGGCCGCGGGGGCGCCCGTGCGGCTGGGGGTCGTCGCCGGGGCGATGCACGGCTTCACTCTCTTCCCGCTGACGATCACCGAGCGGGAGCAGCGGCGCGAACGCAAGTTCCTGGCCTCGGCGCCATGA
- a CDS encoding SMI1/KNR4 family protein has protein sequence MTGHDELLRLVAERVAQESSADLTRATPDQVREAETALGFPLPPLLARLYQEVGNGGFGPDYQLLPLIGEGRTVVGSYQAEYVPGQWPSGVVPVLDWGCGMYAAVDCTDPRGPVLLYEPNAVEEDWSIAWYEDAESLAAWLHAWLSGTGWYEEEIMMSEDASDPTPWPQAVNRLT, from the coding sequence GTGACGGGACACGACGAGTTGCTGAGGCTGGTCGCCGAACGAGTGGCCCAGGAGTCATCGGCCGACCTGACCCGTGCCACCCCCGACCAGGTGCGAGAAGCGGAAACGGCCCTGGGATTCCCGCTGCCGCCCCTCCTCGCCCGCCTCTACCAGGAGGTCGGCAACGGCGGTTTCGGCCCCGACTACCAACTCCTGCCCCTGATCGGCGAAGGCCGCACCGTCGTGGGGTCGTACCAGGCCGAATACGTCCCCGGGCAATGGCCGTCCGGCGTCGTTCCCGTCCTCGACTGGGGCTGCGGAATGTACGCGGCGGTCGATTGCACCGACCCCCGAGGTCCCGTCCTCCTCTACGAACCCAACGCCGTCGAGGAGGACTGGAGCATCGCCTGGTACGAGGACGCCGAAAGCCTCGCCGCCTGGCTCCACGCCTGGCTCTCGGGAACCGGCTGGTACGAGGAGGAGATCATGATGAGCGAGGACGCCTCAGACCCGACCCCGTGGCCGCAGGCCGTAAACCGCCTGACCTGA
- a CDS encoding YafY family protein, giving the protein MRADRLVSLVLLLRRRGRLSAATLARELEVSTRTVLRDIEALSAAGVPVYAERGRHGGFELLPGFQTELTGLNHDEALALLIAGSRRGAQAFGLGSALASAMLKVVDALPEGHRDVAAGAAQRLLIDPEIDLLSRRQDAEEVPEAVVAQVRRAVFAGHKLRIRYEAKGGAPQWRTVDPVGLVTVRDLGYLLARKAGEDRTYRLSRILAAEELDEPAQRPEEVDLDQVWQERSTRFRTGGDQVAVLVRVHPARRDELVGTALAVLAEEAEPDGWVRLEVTFQDQRHAVWALWQLASSAEALGPEWLRTSLRDRAAAIAACYGGAP; this is encoded by the coding sequence GTGCGTGCCGACCGGTTGGTCTCGCTGGTGCTGCTGCTGCGCCGGCGCGGCCGGTTGTCCGCGGCCACGCTGGCTCGCGAGCTGGAGGTGTCCACGCGGACCGTCCTGCGGGATATCGAGGCGCTGTCGGCGGCCGGGGTTCCCGTGTACGCCGAGCGCGGGCGGCATGGCGGTTTTGAGCTGCTGCCCGGTTTCCAGACGGAGCTCACCGGGCTGAACCACGATGAGGCGCTGGCGCTGCTGATCGCCGGGTCGCGGCGGGGGGCGCAGGCGTTCGGGCTGGGGTCGGCGCTGGCGTCGGCCATGCTCAAGGTGGTCGACGCGCTTCCTGAAGGCCATCGGGACGTTGCGGCGGGGGCGGCCCAGCGGTTGCTCATCGATCCGGAGATCGACCTTCTGTCGCGGCGGCAGGACGCCGAGGAGGTGCCCGAAGCCGTCGTGGCTCAGGTTCGGCGTGCGGTGTTCGCCGGGCACAAGTTGCGCATCCGCTATGAGGCCAAGGGCGGGGCGCCGCAGTGGCGGACGGTTGATCCGGTCGGTCTGGTGACCGTTCGGGATCTGGGGTACCTGCTGGCGAGGAAGGCGGGCGAGGACCGCACCTACCGGCTGTCGCGGATCCTGGCCGCCGAGGAACTCGACGAACCCGCCCAGCGGCCGGAAGAGGTCGATCTGGACCAGGTCTGGCAGGAGCGCAGCACGCGGTTCCGGACCGGGGGCGACCAGGTCGCCGTGCTGGTTCGGGTGCACCCGGCGCGGCGGGACGAGCTGGTCGGCACCGCGCTGGCCGTCCTCGCCGAAGAAGCCGAGCCCGATGGGTGGGTGCGGCTGGAGGTGACCTTTCAAGACCAGAGGCACGCCGTGTGGGCGTTGTGGCAGCTCGCTAGTAGTGCGGAGGCCCTGGGGCCTGAGTGGTTGCGCACTTCGCTGCGTGATCGGGCTGCCGCTATCGCCGCTTGCTATGGCGGCGCGCCTTAG
- a CDS encoding RidA family protein, whose amino-acid sequence MERTPVNPWAWSVEMGYNQGETVSGETRTLYISGQTAMDADGKPQHPDDMKAQLTLSLDNLETVLDEAGMTLENLVRLNVYTTDVDRLFQHYAVLASRLATAGVAPTTTMLGVTRLALPPLMVELEATAVA is encoded by the coding sequence ATAGAGCGAACGCCGGTCAACCCTTGGGCATGGTCGGTCGAGATGGGCTACAACCAGGGCGAGACCGTCTCCGGTGAGACCCGCACCCTCTACATCTCCGGCCAGACCGCGATGGACGCCGACGGCAAGCCCCAGCACCCCGACGACATGAAAGCACAGCTGACCCTGAGCCTCGACAACCTGGAGACCGTCCTGGACGAGGCCGGCATGACCCTGGAGAACCTCGTCCGGCTCAACGTCTACACCACCGACGTCGACCGCCTCTTCCAGCACTACGCCGTCCTGGCCTCCCGCCTCGCCACCGCCGGAGTAGCCCCGACCACCACAATGCTGGGCGTAACCCGCCTGGCACTCCCGCCCCTAATGGTCGAACTAGAAGCCACCGCCGTCGCCTAA
- a CDS encoding HAMP domain-containing sensor histidine kinase, translating to MSHLSLTQRGWDRLDLADVVKGALARRRDQAVEQGINIAEHLTPAVTAGDPKLLESLVTNLIDNAIRYNHAGGHVEVTTRTSGTQAVLRVTNSGPVVPGDQIPRLFHPFQRLAPDRHGRRDSYGLGLAIVNAVVRAHHATLTANARAEGGLDIDIWFGSQSA from the coding sequence GTGTCCCATCTGAGCCTGACACAGAGGGGCTGGGATCGCCTCGACCTTGCCGACGTCGTCAAAGGAGCCCTCGCCCGCCGCCGCGACCAGGCGGTGGAGCAAGGCATCAACATCGCCGAGCACCTGACGCCCGCGGTGACGGCCGGGGACCCGAAATTGCTCGAAAGCCTCGTCACCAACCTCATCGACAACGCCATCCGCTACAACCACGCCGGCGGCCACGTAGAGGTCACAACACGGACCTCCGGCACGCAGGCGGTCCTCAGAGTCACCAATAGCGGACCGGTCGTCCCCGGCGACCAGATCCCGCGCCTCTTTCACCCCTTCCAGAGGCTGGCACCTGATCGTCACGGACGCCGCGACAGCTACGGTCTCGGCCTCGCCATCGTGAATGCCGTCGTCCGAGCCCACCACGCCACTCTCACTGCCAACGCCCGCGCCGAGGGCGGCCTGGACATCGACATATGGTTCGGCTCCCAAAGCGCCTGA
- a CDS encoding transposase — translation MTSHDLPSGDGPRTGRPKRRTFSAAYKLRMVEEYDAAEHGDKGALLRREGLYESSVQLWRRQRDAGELTAAGTSRPAAKKEKTPEQAELEQLRKEKARLERQNAAMARKLKQTEAALDIMGKGIALLETMSESADTENS, via the coding sequence ATGACCAGCCACGATCTTCCTTCCGGTGACGGGCCGCGGACCGGCCGGCCCAAGCGGCGGACCTTCAGTGCCGCCTACAAGTTGCGGATGGTCGAGGAGTACGACGCGGCCGAGCATGGCGACAAGGGCGCACTGCTGCGCCGTGAGGGACTTTATGAGTCCAGCGTTCAACTGTGGCGCCGGCAGCGCGACGCCGGTGAACTGACCGCTGCGGGAACGAGCCGCCCGGCCGCCAAGAAGGAGAAGACGCCGGAGCAGGCCGAGTTGGAGCAGTTGCGCAAGGAGAAGGCGCGGCTGGAGCGGCAGAACGCCGCCATGGCCAGAAAACTCAAGCAGACCGAGGCCGCCCTGGACATCATGGGAAAAGGTATCGCGCTCTTGGAAACAATGTCCGAGAGCGCGGACACCGAGAATTCGTGA
- a CDS encoding IS3 family transposase has product MTRCRHETLSLLVEHLPIRFACALSGVPRSSFYRRRNPAPGNSEPAERPAPPNALSESERAELVEMLNSDRFADKAPRQVWAALLDEGVYLASVSTMYRELRRRDQVRERRAHARHQARTKPYLAAHAPNQIWSWDITKLPGPGPRQFYDLYVMLDIFSRYVVHWEIHLRESGELAEQFMQNSFAANGGIVPGTIHSDNGTSMTSKPVTALLADLDIIKSHSRPKVSNDNPYSEAQFKTLKYCPVFPARFTSLDEAETFCHHFFDYYNHRHYHAGIGLHTPFTMHIGTAQAIQHNRAATIAAFRAANPRRFTQPPTLPKIPTVAQINRPDEDPTDPSSSDQEKQAA; this is encoded by the coding sequence GTGACCCGCTGCCGCCACGAAACCCTTTCCCTGCTGGTCGAGCATCTGCCGATTCGCTTCGCGTGCGCATTGTCGGGTGTGCCGCGCAGCAGTTTCTACCGACGGCGGAACCCGGCGCCGGGAAACAGTGAGCCGGCGGAGCGGCCGGCGCCGCCGAACGCGCTGAGCGAGAGCGAACGGGCCGAACTGGTCGAGATGCTCAACAGCGACCGGTTCGCCGACAAGGCACCCCGACAGGTGTGGGCTGCGCTGCTGGACGAGGGGGTGTACCTGGCGTCGGTGTCGACGATGTACCGGGAACTACGCAGGCGTGACCAGGTCCGGGAGCGGCGCGCCCACGCCCGGCACCAGGCGCGCACCAAACCGTATCTGGCCGCGCACGCCCCCAACCAGATATGGAGTTGGGATATCACGAAACTGCCAGGTCCGGGGCCACGCCAGTTCTATGACCTGTATGTGATGCTCGACATCTTCTCCCGCTACGTCGTGCACTGGGAGATCCACCTGCGCGAGTCAGGTGAGCTGGCCGAGCAGTTCATGCAGAACTCGTTCGCCGCCAACGGCGGGATCGTGCCCGGCACCATCCATTCCGACAACGGGACCTCGATGACCTCCAAGCCGGTGACGGCACTACTGGCAGACCTGGACATCATCAAGTCCCACTCCCGCCCGAAGGTGAGCAACGACAACCCCTACAGCGAGGCGCAGTTCAAAACCTTGAAGTACTGCCCGGTGTTCCCTGCCAGGTTCACCTCGCTCGACGAGGCCGAGACGTTCTGCCACCATTTCTTCGACTACTACAATCACCGGCATTACCACGCCGGGATCGGGCTCCACACGCCGTTCACCATGCATATCGGCACCGCACAGGCGATCCAGCACAACCGAGCCGCCACGATCGCAGCGTTCCGCGCGGCCAACCCGCGACGGTTCACCCAGCCGCCCACGCTGCCCAAGATCCCCACAGTCGCGCAGATCAACCGACCCGACGAAGACCCCACCGACCCGAGCAGCTCTGACCAGGAGAAACAGGCCGCCTAA
- a CDS encoding HAMP domain-containing protein codes for MTVRQIARSSLRTRLALAYAAGVYAAGGFVLVLVLVPLVSVDAATPRGRPSSGVTTGAGRGISLAQLLTGSAIALIILVPVALALGWFVAGRFLRPLRTITATARIISAGDLHRRLDLGDPTDELTELGHTLDDLFARLQASFDAQRHFLANASHELRTPLAGQRTLLEVALANPDTDTDTLRSACREALALGEHQERLVQALLALATSERGVARSVGVKSNGTGASDR; via the coding sequence ATGACCGTCCGGCAGATCGCCAGAAGCTCCCTGCGGACACGGCTCGCGCTCGCCTACGCAGCCGGCGTCTACGCCGCCGGTGGCTTCGTCCTCGTCCTGGTGCTCGTCCCGCTCGTCAGCGTCGATGCGGCCACACCTAGGGGACGCCCCTCATCGGGCGTGACCACCGGAGCAGGGCGCGGGATCAGCCTGGCCCAGCTCCTCACCGGCTCCGCCATCGCCTTGATCATTCTGGTTCCCGTCGCCCTGGCTCTCGGCTGGTTCGTCGCCGGCCGGTTCCTGCGCCCGCTGCGCACCATCACCGCCACCGCCAGGATCATCTCCGCCGGCGACCTCCACCGGCGTCTCGACCTCGGCGACCCCACGGACGAGCTGACCGAACTGGGCCACACCCTCGACGACCTGTTCGCTCGCCTCCAGGCCTCCTTCGACGCCCAACGCCACTTCCTCGCCAACGCCTCCCACGAACTGCGCACCCCGCTGGCCGGCCAGCGCACCCTCCTCGAAGTCGCCCTCGCCAACCCCGATACCGACACCGACACCCTGCGCTCGGCCTGCCGGGAGGCCCTCGCCCTCGGCGAACACCAGGAGCGGCTCGTCCAAGCACTGCTCGCCCTGGCCACCAGCGAGCGCGGCGTCGCCCGCTCGGTAGGTGTCAAGTCAAACGGGACAGGGGCCAGTGATCGTTAG
- a CDS encoding response regulator transcription factor produces the protein MRILVVEDFEVLARSLGTGLRHEGMAVDVVLDGTAALDRLAVTRYDVVILDRDLPGVHGDEVCRRLAHGRCETRVLMLTASGTVEDRVDGLSLGADDYLPKPFAFAELVARVRALARRATPPLPPTLESGDITLDPARRTAFRAGRRLQLSPKEFALLECLLAAPGLVISAEELLERVWDEAADPFSSAVKHTMHRLRTKLGEPPVIETVREGGYRIGPP, from the coding sequence GTGAGGATCCTCGTCGTCGAGGACTTCGAGGTCCTCGCCCGCTCCCTCGGGACGGGGCTGCGTCACGAGGGCATGGCCGTCGACGTCGTCCTCGACGGAACCGCCGCTCTCGACCGCCTGGCCGTCACCCGCTACGACGTGGTGATCCTCGACCGGGACCTGCCGGGCGTCCACGGAGACGAGGTCTGCCGGCGCCTCGCCCACGGCCGCTGCGAGACCCGGGTCCTGATGCTCACCGCCTCCGGCACGGTCGAGGACCGCGTCGACGGGCTCAGCCTCGGCGCCGACGACTACCTGCCCAAACCCTTCGCGTTCGCCGAACTGGTCGCCCGCGTCCGTGCGCTGGCGCGCCGCGCCACCCCGCCGCTCCCGCCCACTCTGGAAAGCGGGGACATCACTCTCGATCCGGCCCGCCGCACCGCGTTCCGGGCAGGCCGGCGCCTGCAATTGAGCCCGAAGGAATTCGCCCTGCTCGAATGCCTGCTCGCCGCGCCCGGCCTGGTCATCTCCGCTGAGGAACTGCTCGAACGCGTCTGGGACGAAGCGGCCGACCCCTTCAGCAGCGCCGTCAAGCACACCATGCACCGGTTGCGGACGAAGCTCGGCGAACCGCCCGTGATCGAGACCGTCCGCGAGGGCGGCTACCGCATCGGACCGCCATGA
- a CDS encoding ATP-binding cassette domain-containing protein, giving the protein MSAPGIVVAGLRKRYGSALALDGMSFTVRPGVVTGLIGPNGAGKSTTMRVILGLDSVDEGTALIGGKPYRSLRCPLNHVGSLLDASALHTGRSGRDHLLWLAHSQGLDARRVMQVIEQVGLASAARRKAGGYSLGMRQRLGIAAALLGDPPVIMLDEPFNGMDPDGIVWMRGLLRSLAAQGRAVLVSSHLMSEVQDTADHLVVVGRGKAIADAGVADLIAAASGNRVTVRTTAGTHAMRVLAHAGATGAAGRDTITVSGLPADRVAALLNEGAVPFSEISAHRATLEDVYLDLTREAVEFRATSTEVTR; this is encoded by the coding sequence ATGAGCGCCCCGGGGATCGTCGTCGCCGGACTGCGTAAGAGGTATGGTTCGGCGCTCGCTCTCGACGGCATGTCCTTCACCGTCCGCCCGGGTGTGGTGACCGGACTGATCGGGCCGAACGGTGCCGGGAAGTCCACCACGATGCGAGTGATCCTCGGCCTGGATTCGGTCGATGAGGGCACTGCGCTCATCGGCGGGAAGCCATACCGCAGTCTCCGGTGTCCGCTGAATCATGTCGGTTCGCTGCTGGACGCCTCGGCGCTGCACACCGGCCGCAGCGGACGCGACCACCTGCTGTGGCTGGCGCACTCGCAGGGCCTGGACGCGCGGCGGGTGATGCAGGTGATCGAGCAGGTCGGCCTGGCCTCCGCCGCCCGGCGCAAGGCCGGAGGCTACTCGCTCGGCATGCGGCAGCGGCTCGGGATCGCCGCGGCCCTGCTGGGCGACCCGCCGGTCATCATGCTCGACGAGCCGTTCAACGGCATGGACCCCGACGGCATCGTCTGGATGCGCGGCCTCCTGCGGTCCCTGGCCGCCCAGGGCCGCGCCGTGCTGGTCTCCAGCCACCTCATGAGCGAGGTGCAGGACACGGCCGATCATCTCGTCGTGGTCGGACGCGGGAAGGCCATCGCCGACGCGGGCGTGGCCGACCTGATCGCCGCCGCCTCCGGGAACCGGGTGACCGTGCGGACCACGGCCGGGACGCACGCGATGAGGGTGCTCGCGCATGCCGGCGCGACCGGCGCGGCCGGCCGCGACACCATCACCGTTTCGGGGTTGCCCGCGGACCGGGTCGCCGCACTGCTCAACGAGGGCGCGGTGCCGTTCTCCGAGATATCGGCACACCGCGCCACCCTTGAGGACGTCTACCTGGACCTCACTCGCGAGGCCGTCGAATTCCGTGCCACGTCCACGGAGGTGACACGGTGA
- a CDS encoding ABC transporter permease subunit: MTPAVTSHRHGQRTDRDGFVQVLHAEWTKFRTVRAWLIGMVAATLLLLLFAVLTGMSSDQKGAPPVPTGPGGKPVSDSFYFVHQPLSGNGSITVSVSSLKSGIPEGPGNLRPGTVPWAKAGLIVKQGIHQGSSYAAIMVTGGHGVRMQDAYVNDRPGLPGPVSAESPRRLRLDRSGDTITGYASTDGAHWTKVGTVQLSGLGPTAQVGLFVASPPALDGMGTAGSVSTAVFDAPRLRGGWVHARWTGDQVGPESPSFAGYPEDTSGSVTGSDGRLTVTGAGDIAPATRETLPTGGTLRDILTGTFAALIAVIVVGALFITTEYRSEMIRLTLAASPGRSRVLAAKAIVLWAVTFVAGLLGTVIATPLGERLAQDNGVYIFPVPFSTELRVAFGTAALLATASVLALSAGAIFRHSAAAVTTVVLAIVLPYILSAIPFMPASAAEWLTRVTPGAAFAVQQTLVEYDQVASHYTPYNGYYPLAPWAGFAVLAAYAIVSLFAAAVLLSRRDA; this comes from the coding sequence GTGACTCCTGCCGTGACGTCTCATCGACATGGCCAACGCACCGACCGGGACGGTTTCGTCCAGGTGCTCCACGCGGAATGGACCAAATTCCGGACCGTCCGCGCCTGGCTGATCGGCATGGTGGCCGCCACCTTGCTGTTGCTGCTGTTCGCCGTGCTCACCGGAATGAGCAGCGATCAGAAGGGTGCGCCGCCCGTTCCGACCGGACCGGGCGGTAAACCGGTCTCCGACAGTTTCTACTTCGTGCACCAGCCGCTTTCCGGAAACGGCAGCATCACCGTCTCGGTCTCCTCGCTCAAGAGCGGCATTCCCGAGGGGCCGGGGAATCTGCGGCCCGGTACCGTGCCGTGGGCGAAGGCCGGCCTCATCGTCAAGCAGGGCATTCACCAGGGATCGTCCTATGCGGCGATCATGGTCACCGGCGGCCACGGCGTGCGAATGCAGGACGCCTACGTCAACGACAGGCCCGGCCTGCCCGGCCCTGTCTCCGCCGAGTCCCCTCGCCGACTGCGGCTGGACCGCTCGGGCGACACGATCACCGGCTACGCCTCCACCGACGGCGCGCACTGGACCAAGGTGGGGACCGTACAACTAAGCGGACTCGGACCAACTGCGCAAGTCGGGCTGTTCGTAGCGTCTCCACCCGCCCTGGACGGCATGGGCACGGCCGGCAGCGTGTCGACCGCCGTCTTCGACGCCCCTCGTCTCCGGGGAGGCTGGGTCCATGCAAGATGGACCGGCGACCAGGTGGGCCCCGAATCCCCCAGTTTCGCCGGCTATCCGGAGGACACGTCCGGTTCGGTCACGGGATCCGACGGCCGGCTCACGGTGACCGGTGCCGGCGACATAGCCCCCGCCACCCGCGAGACCCTGCCGACCGGCGGCACCCTCCGGGACATCCTCACCGGCACGTTCGCCGCGCTCATCGCGGTGATCGTCGTGGGGGCGCTGTTCATCACCACGGAATACCGGAGCGAGATGATCCGCCTCACCCTGGCCGCGAGCCCGGGGCGGAGCCGGGTGCTGGCGGCCAAGGCGATCGTGTTGTGGGCCGTCACCTTCGTCGCCGGGCTGCTGGGGACGGTCATCGCGACTCCGCTCGGTGAACGGCTCGCCCAGGACAACGGCGTCTACATCTTCCCGGTGCCGTTCTCGACAGAACTGCGAGTGGCATTCGGAACCGCGGCGCTGCTCGCGACCGCCTCGGTCCTGGCCCTCTCGGCCGGCGCCATCTTCCGGCACAGCGCCGCCGCTGTCACCACCGTCGTCCTGGCCATCGTGCTGCCCTACATCTTGAGCGCCATTCCGTTCATGCCGGCGAGCGCGGCGGAATGGCTGACCCGGGTGACACCGGGAGCGGCCTTCGCCGTCCAGCAGACGCTCGTGGAGTATGACCAAGTAGCAAGCCACTACACACCGTACAACGGCTATTACCCGCTAGCGCCGTGGGCCGGATTCGCCGTCCTCGCCGCGTACGCGATCGTGAGCCTTTTCGCGGCGGCCGTCCTGCTCAGCAGGAGGGACGCATGA
- a CDS encoding ABC transporter permease yields the protein MKLALHAEWTKMRTVAGPLWLLLATVATTVALSAGATSMVNCTANGCGGDTTRLTLVGAYLGQAPIAILAVLITTGEYGSGMIRTTLTAVPRRLTVLAAKAVALTGAVAAGGTTAVLGAVLAARLILPDVGDRALSLSNGPTLRAVCGTVLYLILIGLLSLGVATAVRDSATGIGVVLGLLYIVPILSQTIGDPSWQRLLQKIAPMSSGLAIQATTDLRSLPIGPWAGLGVTAAWTTATLLAGGLLLHSRDA from the coding sequence ATGAAACTCGCGCTGCACGCGGAATGGACGAAGATGCGAACCGTCGCCGGCCCGCTGTGGCTGCTGCTCGCCACCGTCGCGACGACGGTGGCCCTGAGCGCAGGCGCGACCTCGATGGTGAACTGCACGGCCAACGGCTGCGGCGGTGACACGACCAGGCTGACCCTCGTAGGCGCCTACCTCGGCCAGGCGCCGATCGCCATCCTGGCGGTGCTGATCACGACCGGAGAGTACGGCTCGGGCATGATCCGCACGACCCTGACGGCGGTGCCCAGGCGGCTGACAGTCCTGGCGGCCAAGGCCGTCGCTCTCACCGGCGCCGTGGCCGCCGGCGGAACCACCGCCGTCCTCGGAGCGGTGCTCGCCGCCCGGCTCATCCTGCCCGACGTCGGCGACCGGGCCCTGTCCCTGTCCAACGGCCCGACCCTGCGCGCGGTCTGCGGGACCGTCCTCTACCTGATCCTGATCGGCCTTCTCAGCCTCGGCGTCGCCACCGCGGTGCGCGACTCCGCCACCGGCATCGGCGTCGTCCTCGGCCTGCTCTACATCGTCCCGATCCTCTCCCAGACGATCGGCGACCCGAGCTGGCAGCGCCTGCTGCAGAAGATCGCACCGATGAGCTCCGGCCTCGCCATCCAGGCCACAACCGATCTCAGGAGCCTGCCCATCGGCCCCTGGGCCGGCCTCGGCGTGACCGCCGCCTGGACCACCGCGACGCTCCTGGCCGGCGGCCTCCTACTGCACTCACGCGACGCCTGA
- a CDS encoding GNAT family N-acetyltransferase translates to MERLRGWPVTLTEGPVGLRPLRHRDAAAWRELRVRNADWLRPWEPTNPETPLFRSGLGPYVSMVHTMRREARQGLALPWVVTHDDDFAGQLTIGAIVWGSARSAQIGYWVDKRVAGRGVIPTAVALAVDHCFFTVGLHRLEANIRPENTASRRVVEKLGFREEGIRRRHLHIDGAWRDHICYALTVEDVPGGLRARWLADRKQAFPRGG, encoded by the coding sequence GTGGAACGTCTACGGGGATGGCCGGTCACGTTGACCGAGGGTCCCGTCGGGCTGCGCCCCCTGCGGCACCGCGACGCCGCCGCCTGGCGTGAACTGCGCGTCCGCAACGCCGACTGGCTCCGCCCCTGGGAGCCCACCAACCCCGAGACGCCGCTGTTCCGCAGCGGCCTTGGGCCCTACGTCAGCATGGTGCACACCATGCGCCGCGAGGCCCGCCAGGGCCTCGCCCTGCCCTGGGTCGTCACCCACGACGACGATTTCGCCGGCCAGCTCACCATCGGCGCGATCGTCTGGGGGTCGGCCCGCTCCGCGCAGATCGGCTACTGGGTCGACAAGCGAGTGGCCGGACGCGGCGTCATTCCCACCGCCGTCGCCCTCGCCGTCGACCACTGTTTCTTCACCGTCGGCCTGCACCGCCTCGAAGCGAATATCCGCCCGGAGAACACCGCCAGCCGCCGCGTCGTCGAAAAGCTCGGATTCCGCGAAGAGGGAATTCGGCGCCGCCACCTTCACATCGACGGCGCCTGGCGCGACCACATCTGCTACGCCCTCACCGTCGAGGACGTCCCCGGCGGCCTGCGCGCCCGCTGGCTCGCCGACCGCAAACAGGCATTTCCCCGCGGCGGCTGA